One segment of Treponema pectinovorum DNA contains the following:
- a CDS encoding YggS family pyridoxal phosphate-dependent enzyme, translating into MLDIKERLNFIKSTLPKNVKLVAVSKFHPEEEIIKALEAGQTVFGENRIQEAEKKFSSLKDKGYSFELHIIGSLQRNKIKQAVKIASMIQSVDRIELLDEIEKQCAKIDKKIQILFEIHTGEESKAGFDSKGDIEIAFKNFENSLYPHIIPRGFMTMAPFTEDKDLIRSAFRKLKMIQEEFSKKYPKYDLSELSMGMSSDYKIALEEGSTMVRIGTAIFGERNYQK; encoded by the coding sequence ATGCTCGATATAAAAGAAAGATTAAATTTTATAAAAAGCACTCTTCCTAAAAATGTAAAACTCGTCGCAGTGAGCAAATTTCATCCTGAAGAAGAAATAATAAAAGCGTTAGAAGCAGGGCAAACCGTCTTTGGCGAAAACAGAATTCAAGAAGCCGAAAAAAAATTTTCTTCACTTAAAGATAAAGGCTATAGTTTTGAACTTCATATCATTGGAAGTTTGCAGCGGAACAAAATAAAACAGGCTGTAAAAATCGCTTCGATGATACAATCCGTCGACAGAATTGAGCTTTTGGATGAAATCGAAAAACAGTGTGCAAAAATAGATAAAAAAATCCAGATTCTTTTTGAAATTCATACAGGAGAAGAAAGCAAAGCTGGTTTTGATTCAAAAGGAGATATTGAAATCGCATTCAAGAATTTTGAAAATTCTTTGTATCCGCATATAATTCCTCGTGGTTTTATGACGATGGCTCCGTTTACAGAAGATAAAGATTTGATTCGCAGTGCGTTTAGAAAACTAAAGATGATTCAAGAGGAATTTTCGAAAAAATATCCAAAATACGATTTGAGCGAACTTTCTATGGGAATGAGTTCGGATTACAAAATTGCCCTTGAAGAAGGCTCTACAATGGTAAGAATAGGAACTGCGATTTTTGGAGAAAGAAATTATCAAAAATGA
- the rsmA gene encoding 16S rRNA (adenine(1518)-N(6)/adenine(1519)-N(6))-dimethyltransferase RsmA — protein MPSYPDYNSPSALKKFLEENNMAMQKKFGQNFLVNEDARKRLVDTLEVEKDMNVWEVGPGLGCMSLELLQRGVNLTAFEIDHGFARFLPVFFEEYIKNSHFNLVEGDVLKTWTKYAKENPMPKRFFGNLPYNVAATIIADTINKGFRFERAVFTIQKEVAQRMTANPATEDYSSFTVLCQWAYEIKPIMDLAGGNFWPVPNVTSRAVLFKKREDFPNCKNPELFMKMIRQIFLLRRKTIKNNLSKFISAQLSEKALALCNIEPSERAERLCLEKLLELSDAVDSVIIDSKKR, from the coding sequence ATGCCATCATATCCAGATTACAATTCGCCGTCTGCACTTAAAAAATTTTTAGAAGAAAACAACATGGCAATGCAGAAAAAATTTGGACAAAATTTTTTGGTAAATGAAGATGCTCGAAAACGGCTTGTAGATACTTTAGAAGTTGAAAAAGATATGAATGTTTGGGAAGTAGGACCCGGACTTGGATGTATGAGCCTTGAACTTTTGCAAAGGGGTGTTAATCTTACCGCTTTTGAAATTGACCACGGCTTTGCAAGATTTCTGCCTGTTTTTTTTGAAGAATATATAAAAAACTCCCATTTTAATCTTGTTGAAGGCGATGTGCTTAAAACCTGGACAAAATATGCAAAAGAAAATCCTATGCCGAAAAGGTTTTTTGGAAATCTGCCTTACAATGTTGCGGCCACAATAATTGCAGATACCATAAACAAGGGCTTTAGATTTGAAAGGGCAGTTTTTACAATTCAAAAAGAAGTTGCACAGAGGATGACTGCGAATCCTGCAACAGAAGATTATTCATCATTCACTGTCCTTTGCCAGTGGGCCTATGAAATAAAACCCATAATGGATCTTGCAGGTGGAAATTTTTGGCCAGTTCCAAATGTCACAAGCAGAGCGGTTTTGTTTAAAAAGAGGGAGGACTTTCCAAATTGTAAAAACCCAGAACTTTTTATGAAAATGATAAGGCAGATTTTTTTGTTAAGGCGGAAAACGATAAAAAATAATCTTTCAAAATTTATTTCTGCCCAACTTTCAGAAAAGGCACTTGCCCTTTGCAATATTGAGCCTTCTGAAAGGGCAGAAAGGCTTTGCCTAGAAAAACTTTTAGAATTGTCCGACGCAGTTGATTCAGTTATAATCGACAGCAAAAAAAGGTAA
- a CDS encoding ComEC/Rec2 family competence protein has product MNGQIKSNPVKSSSQKSCYTADFLVNEAISFSGSKTSCRGKVKIFIPQALVESCYPGKLYTASLKNLKKLEQNSLLFENGNNFSLKVKYLSFSNDEILLFYVENADALGFSAGLFGKIQKIRALSRLKFKRLMYGWNDAGSLLLALLSGSKEYTQDYIQEAFKNAGLSHILALSGMHLSLFGGLAFFFGNKIIKKSFADFFQFAAILFFVWFSGVSPSLFRALLACAISFLNSLLRMKKFKGLTILSMSFLIHLIIFPNHLWSLAFMLSYGAIFGIMTLGQFIKIILGKTFFPRFASKISESLGAQIFTAPVTLCVFKKFAPIGIISCLFVSPLITFFLYLGLLSTIICLVLPFLSKPFSVIMSCIFKIVSDLVLYFAKFPSIELN; this is encoded by the coding sequence TTGAATGGTCAAATAAAATCTAACCCTGTAAAATCTTCTTCTCAAAAATCCTGTTATACTGCGGATTTTTTAGTAAATGAAGCGATTTCTTTTTCTGGTTCAAAAACCTCATGCCGAGGCAAAGTGAAAATTTTTATTCCACAGGCTTTGGTAGAATCCTGTTATCCTGGAAAACTCTACACTGCGTCATTAAAAAATCTAAAAAAACTGGAACAAAATTCTTTATTGTTTGAAAACGGAAATAATTTTTCTTTGAAAGTAAAATATTTAAGTTTTTCCAATGATGAAATTCTTCTTTTTTATGTAGAAAATGCAGATGCTTTGGGATTTTCTGCTGGATTGTTTGGAAAAATTCAAAAAATTCGAGCTTTGAGCAGACTAAAATTTAAGAGGCTTATGTACGGTTGGAACGATGCGGGATCGCTTTTACTTGCCTTGCTTTCAGGTTCCAAAGAGTACACTCAAGATTACATTCAAGAAGCATTTAAAAATGCAGGGCTTTCTCATATTCTTGCTCTTTCTGGAATGCATTTAAGTCTTTTTGGAGGGCTTGCATTTTTTTTCGGAAATAAAATCATAAAAAAAAGTTTTGCAGATTTTTTTCAATTTGCAGCGATATTATTTTTTGTTTGGTTTTCTGGAGTTTCGCCATCTTTGTTTAGAGCACTTTTAGCTTGCGCAATATCATTTTTAAATTCTCTTTTGAGGATGAAAAAATTCAAAGGTTTAACAATTTTATCGATGAGTTTTTTAATTCATCTCATAATTTTCCCTAATCATCTTTGGTCTTTAGCTTTTATGCTTTCTTACGGTGCAATTTTTGGGATAATGACTTTAGGTCAATTCATAAAAATAATATTAGGAAAAACATTTTTTCCGCGATTTGCTTCAAAAATAAGCGAAAGTCTAGGAGCACAAATTTTTACAGCACCTGTAACCCTTTGTGTATTTAAGAAATTTGCCCCGATTGGAATAATCTCCTGCCTTTTTGTAAGCCCCTTAATCACGTTTTTTTTATACTTAGGGCTCCTTTCAACAATCATTTGCCTTGTTTTGCCTTTTCTTAGCAAACCTTTTAGTGTTATTATGTCGTGTATTTTCAAGATTGTAAGCGATTTAGTTTTGTATTTTGCGAAATTTCCTTCAATCGAATTAAACTAA
- a CDS encoding PilZ domain-containing protein, with the protein MIVVLVVTFVCILTVVRLLVVYSGTVNFFLTGTDKGFKFSECFLLWKLAKISDLEEPSKLFFSVESLTDAIGSVMRTAKIKGNEKSDKIQNFLLKLYDFRTKLKLDHENKKSLESTKYLAKGQKLRIILPGHGLFASYIMNNGYEMIIRLPSKNKTLPILTQGWLNKTISVYLWRKGDASYTFDTQVTNSGVFDGQPVLYLAQTNKLLRAQKRRSVRCECNLGASLYFIRQEITDFSIVETEPGYKVILEDISEDGAMIRIGGQGLVNAQIKLQFILKNVLILMYGIVRAVEYNKEINQSRLHFECIHLEKDMKNVILSFVYNVLPQEQKDVFDALTATEQDKKADYENPIEELEPLPLEETSEKNTTKEDSKDLIEENVELKTDDVDDEKNDDGETDIVFPDEIPLPNFDELDEQTNLN; encoded by the coding sequence GTGATTGTGGTTTTAGTCGTAACCTTTGTATGCATTTTGACAGTTGTAAGACTACTCGTTGTTTATTCTGGAACTGTAAATTTTTTTTTAACAGGAACAGACAAGGGATTTAAATTTTCAGAGTGCTTTCTTCTATGGAAACTTGCAAAAATTTCAGATTTAGAAGAGCCTTCCAAGTTATTTTTTTCAGTCGAAAGTTTAACAGATGCAATCGGTTCTGTTATGAGAACAGCAAAAATAAAAGGAAATGAAAAAAGCGATAAAATTCAAAATTTTCTTTTAAAACTATACGATTTCAGGACAAAGTTAAAACTCGATCACGAAAATAAAAAAAGTCTTGAATCAACAAAATACTTAGCAAAAGGGCAAAAGTTAAGGATAATTCTTCCAGGACACGGACTTTTTGCTTCATATATAATGAATAACGGCTATGAGATGATAATTCGTCTTCCGTCTAAAAATAAAACGCTTCCAATTTTGACTCAGGGCTGGCTAAATAAAACTATAAGCGTATATCTTTGGAGAAAAGGCGATGCTTCTTATACTTTCGATACTCAAGTTACAAATTCTGGCGTATTTGACGGTCAGCCAGTTTTATATCTTGCTCAGACAAACAAGCTTTTGCGTGCACAAAAACGCAGGTCTGTGCGCTGTGAATGCAATTTGGGTGCTTCACTTTATTTTATAAGGCAGGAAATTACAGACTTTAGCATCGTTGAAACAGAGCCTGGTTACAAGGTAATATTAGAAGATATTTCAGAAGACGGTGCGATGATAAGGATTGGAGGACAGGGTCTTGTAAATGCTCAAATAAAACTTCAATTCATTTTAAAAAACGTCTTGATTTTGATGTACGGAATTGTAAGGGCGGTTGAATACAATAAAGAAATCAATCAATCGCGACTTCATTTTGAATGCATTCACCTTGAAAAAGATATGAAAAATGTTATTTTAAGCTTTGTCTACAATGTTTTACCGCAGGAACAAAAAGATGTCTTTGACGCCCTTACAGCAACGGAGCAAGATAAAAAGGCGGATTATGAAAATCCTATAGAAGAGCTTGAACCTTTGCCTCTTGAAGAAACATCAGAAAAAAATACAACAAAAGAAGATTCAAAAGATTTAATTGAAGAAAATGTTGAATTAAAAACTGACGATGTTGATGATGAAAAAAACGATGATGGCGAAACCGACATTGTTTTTCCAGATGAAATTCCACTTCCAAATTTTGACGAACTTGATGAACAAACCAATTTAAACTAA
- a CDS encoding CPBP family intramembrane glutamic endopeptidase, protein MIRFLPATEFIFVVFFFVVLPILTRTPSESQSEFSINFSFFSFFMFLLCALLFYFHRNLYKKKYSSAVPTLKKHSDALISFGLLFLISCSFELAQFLLLKKGFDFKIAKLVFDFNFFSTISLLASLICASFCEEIFYRFYLPDFAKEIFSKNKITDFFIEAISVFAFAVGHIYLGLFGFLNAFFSGIVLRFLLIKAKSIWLCFLVHCLYNLLTFVILQAI, encoded by the coding sequence ATGATAAGATTTCTTCCCGCCACAGAATTCATCTTTGTAGTCTTTTTTTTTGTCGTATTGCCAATTTTGACGAGAACACCAAGCGAATCGCAAAGTGAATTTTCGATAAATTTTTCTTTTTTTTCTTTTTTCATGTTTTTGCTGTGTGCCTTGCTCTTTTATTTTCACAGAAATTTGTACAAAAAAAAATATTCTTCTGCTGTTCCAACATTAAAAAAACATTCCGACGCTTTAATTTCATTTGGACTTTTGTTTTTGATTTCTTGCTCTTTTGAACTTGCTCAATTTTTGCTTTTAAAAAAAGGTTTTGATTTTAAAATTGCAAAACTGGTATTTGATTTTAATTTTTTTTCAACAATTTCGCTTTTGGCAAGCCTTATTTGCGCTTCTTTTTGTGAAGAGATTTTTTACAGATTTTATCTTCCAGATTTTGCAAAAGAAATATTTTCTAAAAATAAGATTACAGATTTTTTTATAGAAGCGATTTCTGTTTTTGCATTTGCAGTTGGTCATATCTATCTTGGTTTATTTGGATTTTTAAATGCTTTCTTTTCTGGAATAGTTTTAAGATTTTTATTGATAAAAGCAAAAAGTATTTGGCTCTGTTTTTTAGTTCATTGCCTTTATAATCTTCTTACATTTGTTATTTTACAAGCGATATGA
- a CDS encoding GldG family protein — protein sequence MNKFFVITLGSTSLISFFTVIAHCFTITVPILVYRLKAFTKDDSFPISSFSKFLTLAFSSFCAAFFPLALLGFIPLAVNLFGNVEIAEVVLGYLGICLFLWTACSFSIFIISLVKKEHSLVGLFLCICLLFCFNFIHLLPLYARTGDFFSFLMKNLSFAWHFDSFSKGILDTRDLYFYILAFSLFLSLACIFENKRIELKVQKLTIFLLVFNAFFLTFALNNIYFRFDFTKNKQYSLSKVTYELANKLENPLRIRYFRSKELKQYYPQSEEVVEYLKSLVFSNKNFSLKIENADPQKMQNLGIEGRQLKTENSTKVEYSNVYSAILLQYLDRSTIIPFALSTKTLEYDIAQRIQQLITGNERKVYIVAGNGFSLEEDYAYLISWLASRGFFAEELPLKNLVATLENLQTSNIKKTQILLLGSKELSLEQSLALKNACESGASLLALTSPYTIDVRGDWNATKNENDSFISVLNNWGFAFDFSLAQDLSNFPLTLSTGEEKNVSLKTINYPLWISTFPQKKSPEGLTFFWASPILCYQNVKPLIVSTKYAWKQEPSNDAKNLFIINPFLIPKTAQKSQAKNQILTLSAIKQDLDKNLGIAVIADQYFVSSLMTGFTSTTQQGDFRNYDYVVNLLLTLKNEEELAGLMEKMPANTSLYKIQDESEFLRARKNILIVCFFIIPLFIILFAIFFMAARLIRNRGSKNEQ from the coding sequence TTGAACAAATTTTTTGTAATCACTTTAGGCTCAACAAGTCTGATTTCTTTTTTTACAGTTATAGCACACTGCTTTACAATAACAGTTCCTATCTTAGTTTATAGGCTAAAAGCGTTTACAAAAGATGATTCATTTCCTATTTCTTCGTTTTCAAAATTTTTAACGCTCGCGTTTTCTTCTTTTTGTGCAGCATTTTTTCCATTGGCCTTATTGGGATTTATTCCACTTGCGGTTAATTTATTTGGAAACGTTGAAATTGCAGAAGTTGTGTTGGGTTATCTTGGAATCTGTCTTTTCCTTTGGACAGCCTGTTCTTTTTCAATTTTTATTATTTCTCTCGTAAAAAAAGAACATTCGCTTGTGGGACTTTTTTTATGTATCTGCTTGCTTTTTTGTTTTAATTTTATTCATCTGCTTCCGTTGTATGCGCGCACAGGAGATTTTTTTTCATTTTTGATGAAAAACTTGAGTTTTGCCTGGCATTTTGATTCTTTTTCAAAAGGAATTTTAGATACGAGAGATTTATACTTTTACATTTTAGCTTTTTCTCTTTTTTTAAGCCTGGCTTGCATTTTCGAAAACAAGCGCATTGAATTAAAAGTCCAGAAATTGACGATTTTTCTTCTTGTTTTTAACGCATTTTTTTTAACCTTTGCTTTAAATAATATTTATTTTAGATTTGATTTTACAAAAAATAAGCAATATTCGCTTTCAAAGGTAACTTACGAACTTGCAAATAAACTTGAAAATCCGCTTAGGATAAGATATTTTCGCTCAAAAGAATTAAAGCAGTATTATCCGCAAAGTGAAGAAGTCGTTGAATATTTAAAATCTTTGGTGTTTTCAAATAAAAATTTTTCTTTGAAAATCGAAAATGCAGATCCACAAAAAATGCAAAATCTTGGAATAGAAGGTCGTCAGTTAAAAACTGAAAATTCAACAAAAGTAGAATACTCAAATGTTTATTCTGCAATACTTTTGCAATATCTCGACCGTTCTACGATAATTCCGTTCGCGCTTTCTACAAAAACTCTCGAATACGATATTGCACAACGCATACAACAGCTGATAACTGGAAACGAACGAAAAGTCTATATTGTTGCAGGAAACGGATTTTCTTTGGAAGAAGATTACGCTTACCTTATTTCATGGCTTGCTTCCAGAGGATTTTTTGCAGAAGAACTTCCATTAAAAAATCTTGTGGCAACGCTTGAAAACTTACAAACATCTAACATCAAAAAAACTCAAATTTTACTTTTGGGTTCAAAGGAACTTTCGTTAGAACAAAGCCTCGCCTTAAAAAATGCCTGCGAGAGTGGGGCTTCTTTGCTCGCTTTAACAAGCCCATATACAATAGATGTCAGAGGCGATTGGAATGCAACGAAAAACGAAAATGACAGTTTTATTTCTGTATTAAATAACTGGGGCTTTGCTTTTGATTTTAGTCTCGCACAAGACCTTTCAAATTTTCCTTTGACTTTGAGCACAGGCGAAGAAAAAAATGTTTCATTAAAAACTATAAATTATCCGCTTTGGATAAGCACCTTTCCTCAAAAAAAATCTCCAGAAGGTTTAACTTTTTTTTGGGCTAGTCCCATACTTTGCTATCAAAATGTAAAGCCGCTCATCGTTTCAACCAAATACGCATGGAAACAGGAGCCTTCAAACGATGCAAAAAATCTTTTTATAATAAATCCTTTTTTAATTCCCAAAACCGCTCAGAAATCACAAGCAAAAAATCAGATTCTAACTTTGAGTGCAATCAAGCAGGATTTGGATAAAAATCTGGGAATTGCGGTAATTGCAGATCAATATTTTGTGTCTTCACTCATGACAGGTTTTACAAGCACCACTCAGCAAGGTGATTTTAGAAACTACGATTATGTTGTGAACCTTTTGCTGACATTAAAAAATGAAGAAGAACTTGCCGGGCTTATGGAAAAAATGCCTGCGAACACAAGCCTATACAAGATTCAAGACGAAAGCGAATTTTTACGAGCGAGAAAAAACATTTTGATTGTATGTTTTTTTATAATTCCTTTATTTATCATTTTGTTCGCTATATTTTTTATGGCCGCGCGACTTATTAGAAATCGAGGAAGCAAAAATGAACAGTAA
- a CDS encoding ABC transporter ATP-binding protein translates to MKSLTKIDDKKIVTNKTFIVFIEKITREKMIQLKDFTKFYGDLKALDKVSLTFKDNSITGILGLNGAGKTTLLKALTGRHFASEGEVLFFLEGEESFNATDFPTRVRQITGFVQENATFINESQYTVQEYLSFVASIHSCPKKNVLKTLEQCSLLEVKNQKIKNLSKGFRERVNFAQALVYEPKILVLDEPASGLDPNQIANMRSLVKDLGKNHTIVLSTHLMQEAQALCQNIVILDKGKFLIQGTIEEICLKTGAKNLEEAFFSLTKTEQGIQYE, encoded by the coding sequence TTGAAATCCCTTACGAAGATTGATGATAAAAAGATTGTAACAAATAAGACTTTTATTGTTTTTATAGAAAAAATAACTCGAGAAAAAATGATTCAATTAAAAGATTTTACAAAGTTCTATGGAGATTTAAAAGCCTTAGATAAGGTTTCTTTAACTTTTAAAGATAACTCGATAACAGGAATTTTAGGTTTAAATGGCGCAGGAAAAACAACTCTTTTAAAAGCGTTGACAGGAAGGCATTTTGCAAGCGAAGGAGAAGTTTTATTTTTTTTAGAAGGAGAAGAATCTTTTAATGCTACTGATTTTCCAACAAGAGTAAGACAAATTACAGGTTTTGTTCAAGAAAATGCGACTTTTATAAATGAAAGCCAATACACAGTTCAAGAATATCTGTCTTTTGTTGCATCTATTCACTCTTGCCCCAAAAAAAATGTATTAAAAACCTTGGAGCAATGCTCTTTACTGGAAGTAAAAAATCAAAAGATAAAAAATCTTTCAAAGGGATTTAGAGAACGAGTTAATTTTGCGCAGGCTTTGGTCTATGAACCTAAAATTTTAGTTTTAGACGAACCTGCCTCCGGCTTAGATCCAAATCAAATTGCAAATATGAGAAGTCTTGTAAAAGATTTGGGAAAAAATCATACAATAGTGCTTTCAACGCATCTTATGCAGGAAGCTCAGGCACTTTGCCAAAACATTGTGATACTCGATAAAGGTAAATTTTTAATTCAAGGAACTATAGAAGAAATATGTTTAAAAACAGGAGCAAAAAATTTAGAAGAAGCATTTTTTTCGCTTACAAAAACAGAGCAGGGCATTCAATATGAATAA
- a CDS encoding ribonuclease Z, translated as MNLEVFVLGCGGMMPLPYRHLTSVLVRREGELFLFDCGEGTQVSLKRLNLKWKKIDAIFISHTHADHVTGLPGILMLNSQVDRTEPLYIYGPPKIAEYIETSRKVLDMYINYPIIVKEITAPCLVHEGKDFYVRSFPLQHTKTCVGYTLEELDRPGEFNVEKAQQLKIPAGPLYGKLQRGENITLQDGTVVTPNQVIGSARHGRKFSFVTDTLYLKSIAKEVMGSDLLICEGMFADDCADQAKEKKHMTARQAGIIARDSLSKKMAMIHYSPRYTDRDLDILLKQAQEEYPSACLSKDRMIFEIPYED; from the coding sequence ATGAATCTTGAAGTTTTTGTCCTTGGTTGTGGAGGAATGATGCCACTGCCTTACCGCCACCTTACTTCAGTTTTAGTTCGTAGAGAAGGAGAGCTTTTTCTTTTTGACTGCGGAGAGGGAACCCAAGTAAGTTTAAAAAGGTTAAACCTAAAATGGAAAAAAATAGATGCAATTTTTATTTCGCACACCCATGCAGATCACGTAACAGGACTCCCTGGAATTTTAATGTTAAACAGTCAAGTTGATAGAACAGAACCTTTATACATCTATGGGCCGCCAAAAATTGCAGAATACATAGAAACCAGCCGCAAAGTTTTGGATATGTATATAAATTATCCAATAATCGTAAAAGAGATAACGGCTCCTTGTTTGGTGCACGAAGGCAAAGATTTTTATGTTCGCTCATTTCCTTTGCAGCACACAAAAACCTGTGTGGGCTACACTTTAGAAGAATTGGACAGGCCTGGGGAATTCAATGTGGAAAAGGCACAACAGTTAAAAATTCCTGCAGGGCCATTGTATGGAAAACTTCAACGAGGTGAAAACATAACCTTGCAAGACGGAACTGTTGTAACGCCAAATCAGGTTATTGGAAGTGCAAGACACGGAAGAAAATTCAGTTTTGTAACAGATACCTTGTATTTAAAATCGATTGCAAAAGAAGTTATGGGAAGCGATCTTTTGATATGCGAAGGGATGTTTGCCGATGATTGTGCAGATCAGGCAAAAGAAAAAAAACACATGACAGCACGACAAGCAGGTATAATCGCCAGAGATTCCCTTTCAAAGAAGATGGCAATGATTCACTATAGCCCTCGCTACACAGACAGGGATTTAGATATTCTTTTAAAGCAGGCGCAAGAAGAGTATCCTAGTGCTTGCCTTTCTAAAGACAGAATGATATTTGAAATCCCTTACGAAGATTGA
- a CDS encoding lipid II:glycine glycyltransferase FemX: MKKRFQQTDFWCDFKCAHGWKKLTKNNINILYRTFKKGFIQFSLAYVPMAFEINDDEFFFDEKQNPDFEANYLKTLNDFAYSLKNDLPSNTLCIRYDLPLNFQSIENRNSFLYKVKKLSKKLKLNIKKSKIDIQPPDSTFLDLTKTDEDLLLNMKNKWRYNIRYAQKHGVKVRSVTASSTDFERDLESFYSLYKITALRDGIGLHPKSYYKDLLERGNNGDTKITLYLARHEDEDLAAIITLFNADEAIYLYGCSSNQKRNLMPAYLVQWTAICDAQKFGSKIYDFYGIPPTPDENHPMHGLYLFKTGFGGQMIHRLGCFDVPLSPFYRLYSIAEELRAFWHKKILKKIRGR; this comes from the coding sequence ATGAAAAAAAGATTTCAGCAGACAGATTTTTGGTGCGATTTTAAATGCGCTCACGGTTGGAAAAAGCTTACAAAAAATAATATAAATATACTTTACAGAACTTTTAAAAAAGGTTTTATTCAATTCAGCCTTGCTTATGTTCCAATGGCTTTTGAAATAAATGATGATGAATTTTTTTTTGATGAAAAACAAAATCCTGATTTTGAAGCAAATTATCTAAAAACGCTGAATGATTTTGCATATTCTCTAAAAAATGATCTTCCTTCAAATACACTTTGCATTCGATATGACTTGCCTTTAAATTTTCAATCTATAGAAAATCGTAATTCTTTTTTATACAAAGTAAAAAAACTTTCCAAAAAATTAAAACTCAACATAAAAAAATCTAAAATCGATATACAGCCACCAGATAGCACTTTTTTAGACCTTACTAAAACGGATGAAGATTTGCTTTTGAATATGAAAAACAAATGGCGATACAACATCCGCTATGCACAAAAGCACGGTGTAAAAGTTCGCTCGGTTACAGCGTCTTCAACTGATTTTGAAAGGGATTTAGAAAGTTTTTATTCACTTTATAAGATAACCGCTTTACGAGATGGAATTGGTCTTCATCCAAAATCCTATTATAAAGACCTGCTTGAACGAGGAAACAACGGCGATACAAAAATAACCTTGTATCTTGCAAGGCACGAAGATGAAGATTTAGCCGCTATAATAACACTCTTTAATGCGGACGAAGCGATTTATCTTTACGGCTGTTCTTCTAATCAAAAACGGAATTTGATGCCAGCATACCTTGTTCAATGGACTGCGATTTGCGATGCTCAAAAATTTGGTTCAAAAATTTATGATTTTTATGGAATACCTCCAACCCCAGATGAAAATCATCCTATGCACGGTCTTTATCTTTTTAAGACTGGATTTGGTGGGCAAATGATTCACAGGCTTGGATGTTTTGATGTTCCTTTAAGTCCGTTTTATCGGCTTTATTCTATTGCAGAAGAATTAAGAGCCTTTTGGCACAAAAAAATATTAAAAAAGATAAGGGGAAGGTGA